One window of the Dioscorea cayenensis subsp. rotundata cultivar TDr96_F1 chromosome 24, TDr96_F1_v2_PseudoChromosome.rev07_lg8_w22 25.fasta, whole genome shotgun sequence genome contains the following:
- the LOC120252836 gene encoding guanine nucleotide-binding protein alpha-2 subunit, giving the protein MLSTVFGGMGSLCSRQKPLCEADTEETARAAEIERRITQETKAEQHIHKLLLLGAGESGKSTIFKQIKLLFQTGFSEAELRSYTSVIHANVFQTIKVLYDGTKELAQNDTNSSKYVVSLDNKEIGEKLSDIGSRWDYPCLTREIAKEIETLWNDAAIQETYACGGMLQIPDCTQYFMENLERFSDVNYVPTKEDVLYARVRTSGVVEIQFSPVGENRKSGEVYRLYDVGGQRNERRKWIHLFEGVTAIIFCAAISEYDQLLFEDETKNRMMETKELFDWVLKETCFEKTSFMLFLNKFDIFEKKVQKVPLNVCEWFKDYQPMASGKQEVEHAYEFVKKKFEELYFQSSRPDRVDRVFKIYRTTALDQKLVKKTFKLVDETLRRRNLIEAGLL; this is encoded by the exons ATGCTTTCCACTGTCTTCGGAGGCATGGGCTCACTCTGCAGCAGACAAAAGCCTTTGTGTGAGGCTGACACCGAAGAAACCGCAAGG GCTGCAGAAATTGAGAGGCGCATTACGCAAGAAACAAAAGCTGAGCAGCACATCCATAAGCTCTTGCTTCTAG GTGCGGGAGAATCAGGGAAATCTACTATATTTAAGCAG ATAAAACTTCTCTTTCAAACTGGTTTTTCTGAGGCAGAACTCAGGAGTTATACATCAGTCATTCATGCAAATGTCTTTCAGACTATCAAA GTATTATATGATGGAACAAAGGAGTTGGCCCAAAATGATACCAATTCCTCGAAGTATGTTGTATCACTTGATAATAAG GAAATTGGAGAAAAGCTGTCTGATATTGGAAGTAGGTGGGATTATCCTTGTCTCACTAGAGAGATTGCAAAGGAGATAGAAACTCTATGGAATGACGCTGCCATTCAG GAAACTTATGCTTGTGGAGGCATGCTTCAAATTCCTGATTGTACTCAatatttcatggaaaatttgGAAAGATTTTCTGATGTAAATTATGTCCCCACGAAG GAAGATGTTCTCTATGCCAGAGTGAGAACATCGGGTGTTGTGGAGATACAATTTAG TCCTGTAGGAGAAAACAGAAAAAGTGGTGAGGTCTACAGGCTGTATGATGTTGGAGGCCAGCGCAATGAGAGAAGGAAATGGATTCATCTATTTGAAGGTGTTACAGCCATCATTTTCTGTGCTGCTATTAGTGA GTATGATCAGTTGCTTTTTGAGGATGAAACAAAGAACAGAATGATGGAGACTAAAGAACTCTTTGACTGGGTTCTTAAAGAAACATGTTTTGAG AAAACATCATTCATGCTGTTTCTGAATAAGTTTGATATATTTGAGAAGAAGGTTCAAAAG GTCCCTTTAAATGTTTGTGAGTGGTTTAAGGATTATCAGCCTATGGCGTCGGGGAAGCAAGAGGTGGAACAtgcttatga GTTTGTCAAAAAGAAGTTTGAGGAACTCTACTTCCAAAGTAGCAGACCGGATCGCGTAGACAGAGTATTTAAGATCTACAGAACCACTGCATTGGATCAGAAACTTGTAAAGAAAACTTTCAAACTAGTTGATGAGACCCTGAGGAGGAGAAACCTCATTGAGGCTGGCTTGCTATAG